In Armatimonadota bacterium, the genomic window ACCAGGAGCCCGATTCCCGCCGCGACCCAGATCGCCCGGCGCACGTCCCCCAGCAGCCGCTGCTCGGGGGCGACCATCATGCTCCGCATCATCGCACTCATCCCGGGCATGGCGCGGGCGTGCTGCAGGAACACCGACACGCGGCGTTCGGCCAGCCGGGCCGTGACCAAGCCCACCACGCCCACGGAAAGCCAGGCCACCAGGACGAGCACCAGTACCAGCCGCACCCGGAGGCTCGTCATGGGAGCGTCTCCGCCAGGCGGTACCCCACGCCGTGGACCGTCAGGATGTACCGCGGATGCTGGGGGTCGGGTTCGAGCTTCTGGCGCAGGTTTTTCACATGGGCGTCCACCGTGCGCTCGTACCCTTCAAACCCGTATCCCTGCACCTGGTCCAGCAGCTGCAGCCGGGTGAAGGCCCGGCCCGGGCTGCGCGCCAGAACGGTCAGGAGGCGGAACTCGGTGGGGGTGAGGTCCAGCACCTGCCCGGCCCGTGAGGCCCGGAAGCGCTGCGGGTCGATCTCCAGGTCGTGCACGCGGATGAGTTCGCCCTCCTCCTCCGCGCCGCGCGAGCGCCGCAGCACGGCGCGGACTCTGGCCACGACCTCGCGGGGGCTGAAGGGCTTGGTGATGTAGTCGTCGGCGCCGAGCTCCAGGCCGATGAGTTTGTCCGATTCCTCGTCGCGCGCCGTGAGCATGATCACCGGGGTGGTGCCCCGGGCGCGAATCCGGCGGCAGACCTCGAAGCCGTCCATTCCGGGCAGCATCAGGTCGAGCAGCACGAGGTCGGGCCGCAGACGGGCGACCTCGTCCACGGCCCGCGCCCCGTCGTCGACGACCACCACCCGATAGCCGTCACGTTCCAGATACTGGCGGACGATGTCCGCGATCTGCGGCTCGTCCTCGACGATGAGCACCGTCCGCCGGTTGCTCACTGCGAAAGCGCCTTCTTCAGCTCCTCGTACTGCTGCGGGGTGATCTCGCCCCGGGCCAGCCGCTGCCTGAGGATCTGCAGCGGCTCGTCATCCGGCGCGGCCCGGCCGATCACGCCCCGGGCGACCAGGACGATGCCCGCGACCAGCAGGATCAGCGCCACCAGCGGGAGGAGGCCGACGCCGCCCCAGCCGTAGCCGCCCATCATGCCCCGGCCCATCATGCCCCCGGGGCCCATCATCCCCCAGCCGCAGAAAGAGGCTCCCAGGAGGGGGACCAGCAGCACGACCCCGAGCACGATCACCAGGACGACCGCCAGGTCGCGATTGGTCATTGTTGTCCCTCCTCAGAAGTGCTTCTCCCGCACAAAGGCGCCGTGCCAGGCGTGATACCAGACCTGCCCGGTGTAGGCGTTGACGCTGAGCATCCCCACCGGCGTCCCGCCCCGTTCGACGTCGAAGGTGAAGTAGCCGTAGAACGCCGTGCCCTCGTCGGGCGACGTCCCGGGGAAGGTCTGGGCCAGATACCGGGCGGCGATCTGGCGGGCGCGCTCGATGGCGAGGGGGGCGGTCTGAGGAGGGGGGGCCTGGAAGGCCGGTCCGCGGCCGTAGCCCGGACCCCAACCGCCCATCATCCCGCCGCCCATCATCCCCGGGCCCATACCCCAGCCAGCCGGCCCCGCCATGTGGCCGTACTTGGTGTTCCACATCATGTTGGGTCCCGGCTCGGGATGCACAAACCCATTGCGCTCCACAATCAGCTCGAAGGCGCCCAATCCGGTGCTCTTCTCCTTCACCAGAACGTAGAAGTGGTTGCTGAACTCCATGACCTCCTCGACAACGAGGTCGGCGTTGCCGTAGGCGGCCAGGGCGTCGCGGGCCCGGGCCGCGGCGTCGTCCAGAGAGGCCACGGCAGCGCCTCCCGCGCCCCACCCGGGGCCCATCATCCCCCAGCCGCCCCATCCACCGCGTCCTCCCGGTCCGGGTTGCGCGAGGCCCGGCAGCGCCAGCGCCGCCGCCACCAGGATCACGCCGATGCCCGCATAGAGATAACGCCTGCGCATCTCGCTCATCTCCTCACCTCTGCGGTCTCGAGGATCGGTCTCCTCTGCCCGTCACACTACCGGCCCCTGATGAAGCCCTCGTGAACGAGAGGTGAAGAATGTGTGACCGCTCACTTCGTATCTTACGCGCGCTGCGCGCGCCTCACCATCGGGCGGCGGCCTGATGGGCAGGGTGGCGAGGACGCGGTCTCCAGTTCTCAGAGGAGGGGAATCGGATCGGAACCTGATACCGCCTGCATCTGCCCCTCCCTAGACTGAGCGAGGAGAGCGTGCATTCCGTACAGGGGCGGATCATGGCGCCGGCGCTGGTGCTGCAGGGAATCACCAAGTCCTTCGGACCGGTCCGCGCCCTGCGCGGGGTCAGCCTGACTGTGGACGACGGCGAAGCGCTGGCCGTCTTTGGGCCCAACGGCGCCGGCAAGACGACGCTGCTCAAGATCGCCGCCACGCTCATGCGCCCCACCGCCGGCCGGGTGCTGGTCCGGGGGATGGACCCCGGCCAGCAGGCGCCGCGCCTGCGGCGGCTGATCGGTCTGGTCTCCCACCACAGTTACCTCTATCCGGGCCTCAGCGGGTACGAGAACCTGCTCTTCGCGGCGCGGATGTACGGCGTGCCCGGCGCGCCCGGGCGCGTCCGTGCCCTGCTAGAGGCGGTGGGGCTGGCCGGGCGCGGGGACGACCTGGTGCGCACCTACAGCCGCGGGATGGCCCAGCGGCTGTCTATCGCCCGGGCCCTCGTTCACGACCCCCCGATCCTCCTGCTCGACGAACCCTACACCGGGCTGGACCGCCAGGCGGCGGCGGGCTTCACCGACCTCCTGCGGGCGATGCGGGGCACGCGCACCATCGTCCTGACCACGCACAGCATCGAGCAGGGGGTGGCCCTCTCCGATCGCGTCGCCATCCTGGTGGACGGGACGCTGGCCTACGAGGCCGACAACGGCGCGCGGGACGTGGATACGGTGGAGCGCGTCTACGCCCAATGCGTGGGGGAGCCGGCGTGAGCGTCCTGGCCGCGGTGCGCCACCTGCTGTGGAAGGACCTGGTGCTCGAGCTGCGCACGCGGGAGATCCTCGCCACGATGACCCTGTTCGCCCTCCTGGTGGCCGTGGTCTTCCACTTCGCCTTCTCGCCCGGGCCCGCCGACGCCGCGCGCCTGCTGCCGGGGATGCTGTGGGTGACCCTGGCCTTCGCCTCCACGCTGGGGCTGTCGCGCTCGTTTGTCCTGGAACGCGACCAGCAGTGTTTGGAGGCGCTGCGCCTCTTCCCGGTGGATCCGGGCCTGATCTACGCGGGCAAGTTCGCGAGCAACCTGCTCTACCTGCTGGCCGTGGAAGCGCTGCTGCTGCCGGCGCTGGGTGGAATCGCCGGCGTCCCGCTGCGGCCGGCGCTGGGCCCCCTGGGGGCGGTCCTGCTGCTCGGGAGCGTCGGGCTCGTCGCGGTGGGCACGGTGTTCTCGGCCGTGTCGGTCCACACCGGCATGCGCGAGGTGCTCCTGCCGATCCTGCTGCTCCCCCTGGCCTCTCCGGTCCTCATCAACGGGGCGCGGGTGACCGCGGGGATTCTGAGCGGGCGGCCGTGGGCCGACCTCCTGCCGGGGGTGCGGCTGCTGATCGCGTTCGATGTGATCTTTGTTGTCGTCGGCTATTTGATCTTCGAGTACGTCGTGGAGGAGTGACCATGGCCGTTCCGGCGATCCGAGAGGTCAGGAGCGCTTCCCCCGGGTTCGACTGGCGGGAAGGCCTCGTCTGGGTTGGCGCCCTGCTGGGCGGGTTCGGCATGTACATGGCGATCCTCTTCGCGCCCGAGGAGGCGACCATGAGCCACGCCCAGCGCATCTTCTACGTCCACGTGCCGGCGGCGTGGGTCGGTTTCCTGGCGTTCGCCGTGGTCTTCGTCGCCAGCGCCGCGTTCCTGTGGACCCGCCGGCGGGCCTTCGATCTCGCCGCCCACGCCAGTACCGAGATCGGCGTGGTCTTCACCACGCTGGCCATCATCAGCGGCGCGGTGTGGGGGAAGGCGGTCTGGGGGACCTGGTGGACGTGGGACCCGCGTCTGACCACCACCTTCATGCTCTGGTTCATCTACACCGTGTCGTTGATGGTTCGCGCCTACGGCGGCCCCTCGGGCCAGAGCGCCCGCTTCGCCGCCGTGCTCGGCGTTGTCGGCTTCCTGGACATCCCGCTGATCCACCTCTCCGTCCTCTGGTGGCGGTCGCTGCACCCGCTGCCGGTGGTCCTCCGGACGGAGGGTTTCGGCACGGGGCTGCCGCCCCAGATGCTCTGGGCGCTGCTGACCAACGTGGCGGCCTTCACGGTGCTGTACATCCTATTGTTCAGCATCCGGCGCGCCCAGCTCGCGGCCCAGGACGCCCTCAGCGCGCAGCAGGAGCAGGGGCGACGGACCCGGCCGACCGCGGAGGCTGCGAAGGAGGGATGGCGATGAATCCGTTGACGGCGATGTTCATCGGCTTCGCCGTGGTCTGGGTCGGGCTCTTCCTGTATGTGCTGCGGCTGCACCGCCTGGGGCGCGAGATCGAACGGAAGCTCCGCACGGAGTCCCGACCGTGAGCCGCACGGGTCGAAAGATCCTGGTCGCTGCGGCCACCTTCGTCCTGGCCGGAACCTACCTGGCCTACAGCGGCGCGCGCAACAGTATGGCCTATTACCTGACGGTGGGGGAGCTACTCGACCGGGCCGGGTCGGTCCGCGACGCCGATATCCGCCTCGGCGGCAGGGTGGCGGCGGGCGGCGTGGTCTGGGACCAGGTCTCGGGCGACCTGGCGTTCCAGATCACCGACGGGAGCCGCACCCTGCCGGTCCGCTACCGGGGCGTGGTGCCGGACGCCTTCAAGCCTGGGGCCGACGTGGTGGTGGAGGGGCGCTTCGACGGCACGACGTTCCAGGCCCGGCGCCTGTTCGCCAAGTGCCCCTCCAAATTCGAGGCGAAGCCGCCTCGTTGAGCGACGATCCATGAGGAGCCCGCGCGATGGATGAGGTCGGGACGCTGGCCGTCGGGATGGCCTTCGTCGTGTCGCTCTATGGACTGGCCGCCCCCCTGATGGGGCAGAGAGGGCGGCGACCGGAGCTCCTCCGCAGCGCGGTGAACGCCGTCTACGCCAACGCCCTGTTGCTGGTCGTCGCCGCCGCCAGCCTCCTGCGGGCGCTGCTCCGGCGCGACTTCGGCAACGCCTACGTCGCCAGTTACACCAGCCGCGACCTGGGGTTCTGGTATACGGTCTCGGCCTTCTGGGCCGGGCAGGCCGGGTCCCTGCTGTTCTGGGCCCTGATGCTGGCCGGCTTCGCCGCCCTCGTGGTCTGGCGGCGGGGTCAGCACCGGGCGTTGATGCCCTACGTCGTGGCCACACTGATGGGGACCAGCGCCTTCTTCACCGGGCTGTTGACCTTCGTCAGTTCCCCCTTCGCCCGGCTCCCCTTCGCCCCGCCCGACGGGGCCGGGTTGAACCCGCTGCTGCAGAACCCGGGGATGTTCTTCCACCCGCCGACGCAATACCTGGGCTACGTGGGCTTCACCGTCCCCTTCGCCTTTGCCATCGGGGCCCTGGCCACCGGCCGGCTCGACGACGAATGGATCCGGGCCACCCGACGCTGGACCCTGCTGAGCTGGTTCTTCCTCTCCTGGGGGATCATCTTCGGCATGATGTGGGCCTACGTGGAACTGGGCTGGGGCGGCTACTGGGCCTGGGACCCGGTGGAGAATGCCAGCCTGATGCCCTGGCTCACGGCCACCGCCTTCCTGCACTCGGTGATGATTCAGGAGAAGCGCGACATGCTGAAGGTGTGGAACCTGGTCCTGATCATCCTCACCTTTGTGCTGTCCATCTTCGGCACCTTCCTCACGCGCAGCGGCGTGCTCAGTTCGGTGCACTCCTTCGCCCTGAGTTCCCTGGGGCCGCTGTTCTTCGTCTTCATCCTGCTCGTCCTGGGGGCCTCGATCATCCTGCTGGTGGCCCGGCTGCCCCTGCTCCACAGCCGGGCGGAGCTGGACTCCCTGCTCTCCCGCGAGTCGAGCTTCCTGTTCAACAACCTGATTCTGGTCGGCGCGGCCTTCTCCGTCTTCCTGGGCACGGTCTTCCCCATCCTGAGCGAGGCCGTACGGGGGGTGAAGATCAGCGTCGGCCCGCCCTTCTTCAACCAGGTGAATGTGCCGATCGGACTGGCCGTCCTGTTCCTCATGGGCGTCTGCCCGCTGCTGGCCTGGCGCAAGGCGTCCCCGCGCAGCCTGCGCCGCAACTTTCTGGTGCCGGGAATGCTGGGCCTGCTCGCCGCGCTGCTCCTGCGGGTCCTCGGGATGACCCACCCCCTGGCCCTGGTCGCCTTCGCCCTGTGCGTCTTCGTCACGGCGGCCATCCTGCAGGACTTCCACCGCGGCGCGATGGTGCGGCGCAGCCACGGCGAGCCCTATCTGCTGGCCGCGGTGCGGCTGGTCGCCCGCAACCACCGGCGTTACGGCGGGTACGTGGTCCACCTGGGGATGATTCTGCTGTTCGCGGGGATCGCCGGCGGTGCCTTCAGCACCGAGCGCGAGGTGGTGTTGAGGCGGGGCGAAACGGCGACGGTCCACCAGTACCTGCTCCGTTACGAAGGCGCCAGCACCTACCCTACGCGCAGTGCCCTGGTCACGGCGGCGACCCTGACCGTCTTCAATTCGGGGAAGCCGGTCGCCGTGCTCACCCCCCAGCGCAACATCCACAAGACCCACGAGGACCAGCCGATGACGGAGGTGGCCATCCGCAGTACCTGGCGCGAGGACCTCTATGTCATCCTGGCCGGACTGGGCGAGGACGGCACGGCGAACTTCCGGGTGATCATCAACCCGCTGATGATGTGGATGTGGGCGGGCGCCGCGGTGCTCACGGTGGGGACGCTGATCGCCTTCTGGCCGGAACGGGGTGAGGCGCTGCGGAACCGCGCGCGCTATCTGGTGGAGGCGGCCTGATGCGGATCCTGGTGCTGATCGCCGCGCTGACTCTGACCCTGGCCGCGCACCCGTCCGTCGCCCGCGGGGCGGACCGTGGATTGGCCGGGGAGTTCATGTGCCAGTGCGGCTGCGGCCTGACGCTGGCCAGCTGCACACATCTCTCCTGCGGCCCGCGCGATGCGGCCCTGGCCGAACTGGCCAGCCTGGAGCGGGCGGGCCGCAGCCGGGCGGAGATCCGGGCCGCGTTCGTCGCGCGCTACGGCGAGAGGGTGCTTGCCGCGCCGCTGCGGCGGGGGTTCAACCTCCTGGCCTACTGGGGCCCGTACTGGGCCATCGGCTCGGGAGCCCTGGTGATCGTGGCGCTGGCCCTGGCCTGGACCCGCCGCGGGGAAGGGGCGGGGCACGCGGCGGCGCCGGCGCTGAGCAGGGAGCAGCGCGAGTGGCTGGAGCGCCAGCTCCGGGCGCTGGAGGACTGAGGACGATGGAGCTGTTGACCATGCTCGTCCTGATCGCCGGCACCGCACTGCTCATCCTGTGGCCGCTGTTCGCCCCGCCACGGAACGACGAGGAGCCTCCCGCCCCGCCCCCGGAGACGAAGAGCCGCGCCGCGCTGCTGGCCATCAAGGAACTCGAGTTCGACTTCGCCACCGGCAAGATCGCCGAGGACGACTACCTGACCCTGCGCCGCCGCTACGAAGCCAGGGCCGTCGAGGCGCTGCAGGCGCCGCCGCCCCCTCCGCAGATCTCCGACGACGACCTGGAGGCGGAGATCCGGGCCGCGCGGAGCAGACGGCTCTGCGCCTCGTGCGCGGCGGCCCTCCCCGCGGGGGCGCGCTACTGCCCCAGCTGCGGTGCCGCCGTGGGGAAGGCGGCCGCAGGCGGGCCCCCGGTTGCCCCGGAGCGCCCGGTAGCGGAGGGACGGCGATGAGGGGGCACGTTGCCGCGGCGGCAAGGGCGGTGGCGATCCTGCTCCTCGCCGCGCCCGGAGCTCTGGCGGCCGCATCTCCACCCCTGCGGACGATCCAGGGCACGGTGACGAACCACACCGGTCCGCCCCGGCCCGTTGTCGGGCAGGAGGTCAGGCTTACCGCGTACGTCAACGGCGCGGAAGCCGACTGGCAGACGGCACGGACAGGCAGGCGGGGGGAGTTCTCCTTCACCGTGCCCGGCGAGGCGGACCGGACCTACACGCTCCAGGTGAAATACAAGGGCGGCGAGTACGACAGCCCGCTCATCGTCTTCAAACCCGGGGAAACCCTCCGCCGGGTGACGATGCGCGTCTACGAACCGACCGCCGACCCCGGGGTCCTGCGCGTCGCCGTCCATCACGTCATCGTCGAAGCCGGGGAAGGCGCCGTGCGGGTGGCGGAGCTTCTCCTCTTCACGAACACCAGCAACCGGACCTACGTCGGCGGCGCCCCGCGCGCCGACGGCAGGCGGGAGACGCTGCGGATCACGCTCCCCGCAGGCGCCGGCAACATCCAGTTCATGGAAGGCCTGATGGAGTGCTGCGTCTCGGCCACCGACACCGGTCTCGTGGACACGATGGACGTGGAACCGGGGATGCGCCAGATCGCCTACAGCTACACGCTGTCCGTCCCCGGCGGACGGCTGACGCTGGCGCGGCGGCTGGATTATCCGACCGATCGTGTGGAGGTCCTCGCCCGCGCCGGAGCGGAGGTGCAGGCGGTCCCGCTCCGCCGCGGGGAGGACGTCGAGACCGATCAGGGAACCTATCGGCGTTTCTCCGCGTCGAACGTCGCGGCCGGGACCGAGCTCCGGATCGCCGCGAGCGGTCTCGCTGCTCCGCAGCCGCGTCTGCGGCAGGCGGCGCTCGCCGCCTTCGCCGGTATCGCGGCCGCGGCTCTGGCCTCCCCCGCGCTCCGGCGGCGTCGCCGCAACCGCCGCGACCGGGACACCGTTGCGAGCGGCGGAGAAACACGCCGGGACCTGATCGCGGCGGTGGCCGCGCTGGACGACCGGTTCGAGGCCGGAGAGATCCCGGAAGAGGAGTACAGGCAGCGGCGGGCGCGCTATCTGGAACGGCTGCGCCGCATGCCCGCTGCCTGATCACGGCAGGAGGAGGTGGAAGCAGTGAGGGCATCTGTCGCGCTCGCGGTCGCCGCGGGCATCGTGCTGCTGACGGGAGCGGCGCTGGCCCGGCCGGCCGACCTCGCCCTGTTCAAGCAGGTCTACAACCCGCCGGCGGGGAGCAAGGTGGCCACGGCGGGGTGTCTGCTCTGCCACGACAAGGCGCCTTTCACCAAGACGGGGCTCAACCCGTACGGCAAGGACCTGGCCAAGCAGGGCAGCCCGCTCAAGCCGGCATCCTTCAAGGCGGTGGAGGCGCTGGACTCCGACAAGGACGGGTTCGCCAACCTCAAGGAGATCCAGGCCGGCACCCTGCCCGGAGATCCGGCGAGCAAACCTGCCCGCTAGGGACCGCGATGGCGTCCCCGCTGCCGAGGGTCGATCTGGCCGAGTTCGTAGCCGGTGCGGGGGAAGCCGCGTTCGCGGTGGACGCGGCGCACACCATCGTGGCCTGGAATTCCGCGGCCGAGGACCTCCTGGAGGTCAAGGCGGGAGAGGTCCTCGGCCGCGACTGCAGCGTGGTCATCGGCGGCCGCAACGCCGAGGGACACGTGGTGTGCTCGACGCTGTGTCCCTACCGGCAGGCCGTCCGCCGCAACGAACGCCCGCCGACGATGGACCTGCAGGTCCGCCGCAACGGACGGCCGCCCCTCTGGGTCCGGATGATCTCCATCGTCGTGACCGCCGGCGACCCGTACGTGGTGCACATCCTGCACGACATCACCGACGACCGCAGTCGGGAAGTCTTCGTCCAGCAGGTTTTGCAGGCCGCCTCCTCGCTGTCGGGCCGGCGCGAGGCGGGAACTCCGCCCGCCCCCCCTGCGCTGCTCTCCCCCCGGGAGCGAGAAATCCTGCGGCTGCTGGCGACCGGGGCGGGGACGCGCGCCATCGCCCAGGCGCTGTGCATCAGCCCCGCTACCGTCCGCAACCACATCCAGCAGATCATGACCGCCCTGCACGCCCACAGCCGGCTGGAGGCGGTGGTCAAGGCCCTGCGGCAGCGGCTCATCTGAGGCCTCCCGACCCCCCGGGACCCTATCCCAGAATCGGGCGAGGGCCCGATGCCTGCCCCGCCGGGCCCCGCCTATGGTGGGGCTGGAGCGAGGAATCCGGGAGGCGTACCCATCGTCGAGGAGTGGCTGGCCTGGTATCTGGTTCGCGAGCGGGAGCGCCAGCTCCAACGCCAGGAGCTGATCCGCGAAGCGGCCCGCCAGCAGCAGCGCCGCGGCGCGGTCATTGGACCGTTGCGCCCACGGCAGAGCGACGCGACCGAGGGCGTCCATCGCGATCGCCGGGCGGCCTGACGGACGGCGTCCTCAACCGTCCGTGGTCAGTCGACCTCCTTTCGTACGACTCCCCCGACAGGAGTGGCGATGCTACCCGAACACCGGCGTGCGCTCCACGAGGTCAAGACGACGTCGATGCGGGCGCTGGGCTCTCACCGCGAGGCGCTCCGCCCCCACAGGGGCGTCGCCCGCAGGGTCCTCCTCGCGGAGCGCGAGCGCACCCGCCGCGCCGCCGAAGAATACCAGCACCGCCTGAACGCGGCGAAGGCGGAGGCGCAGGAGTTCCGTGTCCTCTGGGCCCAGGCCAAGAAGGACGGCCGGCGCCTGCTGGAGTTCATCGACCGACACCTGAGACGCCGCGCGGCCTGAGCCTGCTCCCGGACCGGAATTTCGGCCCTCGGTCGGGTTCCCCTCCCGCCGCCGGGGCGATGAGACCATGACGACGGTGTCCTCCTATCGCCTGACGGTGAAGGACGAAGCCGTGGTGGTCACGGCCCAAGACGACGGCGCGGAAAGCGTCTTCACCTTCGACCGTGCCGGCCGGTTCTTTGCCGCCTGGCTCGGGCAGCGGCTCTACCGTCGGGCCCTGTCCGGCCGGATGGTCGAGAAGTGGACCGACCGCCGCAGCCCGGACCATGTGGTGCATCGCCGTACGCTGGACTCCCGTGAGGCCGACCTGCTCCTCGACCGGGCCGCAGAGGCTGCCGCCCGGACCGCCGTCGCACTCGGCCGCGGGGAGGTCGAGCTCGTCTGGTCCGCCGCAGGCCCGGTCTCGGAGGCGGAGGCGGAGCGGCTGGTCCGTGCCGCGGCGGCCTTCGACCGGCATGTCGCCCGCCGGGACGCCCGGCGCTACGCCGAGGTGTACCGCCCCGTCGGCATCCTCCCGCCCGACCAATATCTCGCCCTGGTGATCCAGCTCACGGAAGGCTGCCACTGGAACCGCTGCACCTTCTGCACCTTCTACCGCGACCAGCCGTTCCGCGTGAAGCCGCTGCCGGAACTGGAATCCCACGTCCGCGAGGTGACGGCCTACCTCGGAGAAGGGCTCACCTTGCGACGGAGCCTGTTCCTGGGGGAAGCCAACGCCCTCTGCCTGCCCACCGATGACCTGATAGCCCGGCTGGCGTTGATCCACCGCTGGTTCGATGCGGACGGCGCCTTCCCGCGCGGGATGTACGCCTTCCTGGACGTGTTCACCGGACGGCGGAAGTCCGCGGAGGAGTTCGCAGAGCTGCGGGTGCGCGGACTCCGCCGTGTCTACGTGGGCCTGGAGAGCGGTGACGGGGATCTGCTGCGGTTCCTGAACAAGCCCCAGCGTCCCGAACACGCCGTGGAGCTGGTGCGGGCGCTCAAAGCGGCCGGCCTCTCCGTGGGTGTGATCGTCATGGCCGGGGTGGGCGGCGATCGCTTCGCCGACGCCCATGTCGCGGGCACCCTGGGCGTCCTGAACGCCCTTCCCCTCGATGCCGGCGATCTGGTGTACCTCTCGGCATTCGTGGAGTACCCGCACAGCGATTACGAACGCGCGGCCCGGGAGGCGGGCCTGAGGCCCCTGGGGCCCCACGAGATCCGCAACCAGATCCGGCTCCTTCGCGAGGGAGTGCGCCGCGGACCGGACGGCCCCCGCGTGGCGCGCTACGACATCGCCGAGTTCATCTACTGAGCGGTGCGCCCGCCGATCCCGCGGCCATCGGGCGGCCGCCTGATTCGCCTCCTCTGGCCGCCCTGGTGCGCTCTGTCGCGAAGTGGGTGCAATCGCATCATCGACAGCCCCATTCCTGCCCTTCTAACCTGACGGATAGGGATCACGTTGTGCGGAGCACGCACAGAAGCCGGAGGGCACCAGGGGAGCGGCACCGAGCGGCAGAGGGGGACGTCTCCGGCGGTATCGGGCGCCTGCCCGATGGCCGGTCCCTCCGATCGGGCTGATGCCGCCGTGCGGACAGTTGATGCAATCGCATCATAGGCGTTGCCTCCGACCCTCCCGTACGCTAGGGGCGGATGCGTATCGCTCGCCCGGAATGCGCGCGATGACGCATGCCGGGGGGGCGAAGCAACGGAGGCGGCCATGGACGCCGACAAACGCTATCTCTCAAGGCTGGAGGTGGCAAGGCTGTTTGAGGTGTCCCCGCAC contains:
- a CDS encoding cytochrome c-type biogenesis protein CcmH, which codes for MRILVLIAALTLTLAAHPSVARGADRGLAGEFMCQCGCGLTLASCTHLSCGPRDAALAELASLERAGRSRAEIRAAFVARYGERVLAAPLRRGFNLLAYWGPYWAIGSGALVIVALALAWTRRGEGAGHAAAPALSREQREWLERQLRALED
- a CDS encoding heme exporter protein CcmB, whose amino-acid sequence is MSVLAAVRHLLWKDLVLELRTREILATMTLFALLVAVVFHFAFSPGPADAARLLPGMLWVTLAFASTLGLSRSFVLERDQQCLEALRLFPVDPGLIYAGKFASNLLYLLAVEALLLPALGGIAGVPLRPALGPLGAVLLLGSVGLVAVGTVFSAVSVHTGMREVLLPILLLPLASPVLINGARVTAGILSGRPWADLLPGVRLLIAFDVIFVVVGYLIFEYVVEE
- a CDS encoding heme lyase CcmF/NrfE family subunit; the protein is MDEVGTLAVGMAFVVSLYGLAAPLMGQRGRRPELLRSAVNAVYANALLLVVAAASLLRALLRRDFGNAYVASYTSRDLGFWYTVSAFWAGQAGSLLFWALMLAGFAALVVWRRGQHRALMPYVVATLMGTSAFFTGLLTFVSSPFARLPFAPPDGAGLNPLLQNPGMFFHPPTQYLGYVGFTVPFAFAIGALATGRLDDEWIRATRRWTLLSWFFLSWGIIFGMMWAYVELGWGGYWAWDPVENASLMPWLTATAFLHSVMIQEKRDMLKVWNLVLIILTFVLSIFGTFLTRSGVLSSVHSFALSSLGPLFFVFILLVLGASIILLVARLPLLHSRAELDSLLSRESSFLFNNLILVGAAFSVFLGTVFPILSEAVRGVKISVGPPFFNQVNVPIGLAVLFLMGVCPLLAWRKASPRSLRRNFLVPGMLGLLAALLLRVLGMTHPLALVAFALCVFVTAAILQDFHRGAMVRRSHGEPYLLAAVRLVARNHRRYGGYVVHLGMILLFAGIAGGAFSTEREVVLRRGETATVHQYLLRYEGASTYPTRSALVTAATLTVFNSGKPVAVLTPQRNIHKTHEDQPMTEVAIRSTWREDLYVILAGLGEDGTANFRVIINPLMMWMWAGAAVLTVGTLIAFWPERGEALRNRARYLVEAA
- a CDS encoding SHOCT domain-containing protein; the protein is MTNRDLAVVLVIVLGVVLLVPLLGASFCGWGMMGPGGMMGRGMMGGYGWGGVGLLPLVALILLVAGIVLVARGVIGRAAPDDEPLQILRQRLARGEITPQQYEELKKALSQ
- a CDS encoding LuxR C-terminal-related transcriptional regulator is translated as MASPLPRVDLAEFVAGAGEAAFAVDAAHTIVAWNSAAEDLLEVKAGEVLGRDCSVVIGGRNAEGHVVCSTLCPYRQAVRRNERPPTMDLQVRRNGRPPLWVRMISIVVTAGDPYVVHILHDITDDRSREVFVQQVLQAASSLSGRREAGTPPAPPALLSPREREILRLLATGAGTRAIAQALCISPATVRNHIQQIMTALHAHSRLEAVVKALRQRLI
- a CDS encoding radical SAM protein → MTTVSSYRLTVKDEAVVVTAQDDGAESVFTFDRAGRFFAAWLGQRLYRRALSGRMVEKWTDRRSPDHVVHRRTLDSREADLLLDRAAEAAARTAVALGRGEVELVWSAAGPVSEAEAERLVRAAAAFDRHVARRDARRYAEVYRPVGILPPDQYLALVIQLTEGCHWNRCTFCTFYRDQPFRVKPLPELESHVREVTAYLGEGLTLRRSLFLGEANALCLPTDDLIARLALIHRWFDADGAFPRGMYAFLDVFTGRRKSAEEFAELRVRGLRRVYVGLESGDGDLLRFLNKPQRPEHAVELVRALKAAGLSVGVIVMAGVGGDRFADAHVAGTLGVLNALPLDAGDLVYLSAFVEYPHSDYERAAREAGLRPLGPHEIRNQIRLLREGVRRGPDGPRVARYDIAEFIY
- a CDS encoding ABC transporter ATP-binding protein — protein: MHSVQGRIMAPALVLQGITKSFGPVRALRGVSLTVDDGEALAVFGPNGAGKTTLLKIAATLMRPTAGRVLVRGMDPGQQAPRLRRLIGLVSHHSYLYPGLSGYENLLFAARMYGVPGAPGRVRALLEAVGLAGRGDDLVRTYSRGMAQRLSIARALVHDPPILLLDEPYTGLDRQAAAGFTDLLRAMRGTRTIVLTTHSIEQGVALSDRVAILVDGTLAYEADNGARDVDTVERVYAQCVGEPA
- a CDS encoding CcmD family protein, with the protein product MNPLTAMFIGFAVVWVGLFLYVLRLHRLGREIERKLRTESRP
- a CDS encoding response regulator transcription factor; the encoded protein is MSNRRTVLIVEDEPQIADIVRQYLERDGYRVVVVDDGARAVDEVARLRPDLVLLDLMLPGMDGFEVCRRIRARGTTPVIMLTARDEESDKLIGLELGADDYITKPFSPREVVARVRAVLRRSRGAEEEGELIRVHDLEIDPQRFRASRAGQVLDLTPTEFRLLTVLARSPGRAFTRLQLLDQVQGYGFEGYERTVDAHVKNLRQKLEPDPQHPRYILTVHGVGYRLAETLP
- the ccsA gene encoding cytochrome c biogenesis protein CcsA, which produces MAVPAIREVRSASPGFDWREGLVWVGALLGGFGMYMAILFAPEEATMSHAQRIFYVHVPAAWVGFLAFAVVFVASAAFLWTRRRAFDLAAHASTEIGVVFTTLAIISGAVWGKAVWGTWWTWDPRLTTTFMLWFIYTVSLMVRAYGGPSGQSARFAAVLGVVGFLDIPLIHLSVLWWRSLHPLPVVLRTEGFGTGLPPQMLWALLTNVAAFTVLYILLFSIRRAQLAAQDALSAQQEQGRRTRPTAEAAKEGWR
- a CDS encoding cytochrome c maturation protein CcmE: MSRTGRKILVAAATFVLAGTYLAYSGARNSMAYYLTVGELLDRAGSVRDADIRLGGRVAAGGVVWDQVSGDLAFQITDGSRTLPVRYRGVVPDAFKPGADVVVEGRFDGTTFQARRLFAKCPSKFEAKPPR